CGACGTGGTCTACAACCACCTGGGGCCCGAGGGGAACTACCTGGCGGACTTCGGCCCCTACTTCACCGACCGGTATCGGACTCCCTGGGGCCGGGCGCTCAACTTCGACGGCCCCGACAGCGACCCGGTCCGGGCCTACTTCGTCCAGAACGCGCTCCAGTGGCTCGAGGAGTACCGGTGCGACGGCCTGCGGCTCGACGCCATCCACGCCATCGTCGACACCAGTGCCCGCCCCTTCCTCCAGGAGCTGGCCGAGGAGGTGGAGGCCCTGGAGGCTCGGCTGGGACGCCGGCTCCACCTGGTGGCGGAGAGCGACCGCAACGACCCCCGGTTCGTGCGCCCGCGCGACCAGGGGGGAGCCGGGCTCGGGGCCGAGTGGTGCGACGACTTCCACCACGCCCTCCACGCCCTGCTCACCGGGGAGCGGCGGGGCTACTACGCCGACTTCGGAGAGGCCGAGCACCTGGCCAGGGCCTACGGGGCGGGCTTCGTCTACTCGGGGCAGTACTCCCGCTACCGCCGCCGCCGCCACGGGGCCTCCTCGGCGGACCTGCCGGGGGAGCGCTTCGTGGCCTTCGCCCAGAACCACGACCAGGTGGGCAACCGGATGCACGGTGAGCGCCTGGCGGCCCTGGTTCCCTTCGAGAGCCTCAAGGTCGCGGCCGCCGCGGTCCTCCTCTCCCCCTACCTGCCCCTCCTCTTCATGGGGGAGGAGTACGGCGAAGACGCGCCCTTTCTCTACTTCGTGAGCCACGGGGACCCGGAGCTGGTCCGGGCCGTCCGGGGGGGACGCAAGGCCGAGTTCGCCGCCTTCGGCTGGGCCCAGGAGCCCCCCGACCCCCAGGCCGAGGAGACCTTCGCCCGTTCGCGGCTGCGTTGGGAGCTCGGCCTCGAGGGCCGTGGCCTCGCCCTGCGGGAGTTCCATCGGGAGTGCCTGCGCCTGCGGCGGGAGCTCCCGGCCCTGCGGGGCCTGGACAAAGCCGGCCTGGAGGCGGCGGTCCTGGAAGGCCGCAGCGCCCTGTGGGTGCGCCGGGGCCGGGGCGAGGAGGCGGTGCTCCTGGGCCTGAACTTCGAGACCGCCCCCGTCACCCTGACCGCCCCGGGGGGGCCCTGGCAGCTCCTGCTCGACTCGGCCGCACGGCGCTGGGGAGGTCCGGGCGCCGCCGCCCCCGCCCAGCCTCCCGGCGGGCTCACCCTGCGCGGGCCGGGAGCGACCCTTTGGGTGCGGGTCCCAGCAACAAAGTAGATCGAACCGGAGAGGAGCCCCGATGGACCGCTGCGTCTGCATCCACGCCCACTTCTACCAGCCGCCCCGGGAGAACCCCTGGCTCGAGGTGGTGGAGCTCCAGGACTCGGCCCACCCGTACCATGACTGGAACGCCCGCATCACCGCCGAGTGCTATGAGCCCAACGCCACCTCCCGCATCCTGAACGGGGAGGGCCGCATCGCCGACATCGTGAACAACTACTCGAGGATCAGCTTCAACGTGGGCCCCACCCTCCTGTCCTGGCTCCAGGTCCACGCCCCCGAGGTCCACTCCGCCATGGTCGAGGCCGACCGGCAAGGCCGGGAGCGCTTCTCCGGACACGGGGGGGCGCTGGCCCAGGTGTACAGCCACCTGATCATGCCCCTGGCCAACTCCCGCGACAAGCGCACCCAGATCCGGTGGGGGATCGCCGACTTCGAGAGCCGGTTCGGCCGCCCGCCCGAGGGCATGTGGCTGGCGGAGACCGCCGCGGATCTGGAGACCCTCGACCTCCTGGCCGAGGAGGGGCTTCGGTTCACGATCCTGGCGCCCCGGCAGGCTCACCGCGTGCGCCCACTGGGAGGGGAGACTTGGGAGGAGGTGGGGGACGGGATCGACCCCCGGGTCCCCTACCTGTGTCGCCTCCCGTCGGGCCGCGAGATCGCGCTCTTCTTCTACGACGGGCCCATCGCCCAGGATCTGGCCTTCGGCGGCCTCCTTAGCGACGGGGTCACCTTCGCCCGGCGCCTGGAGGAAGCCTTCGTGCAGGAGGACCCGAGCCCCCAGCTCGTCCACGTGGCCACCGACGGGGAGAGCTACGGCCACCACCACCGGGGCGGCGACATGGCCCTGGCCTACTGCATCCACCATCTGGAAGAGAAGGAGTCGATCCGGCTCACCGTCTACGGGGAGTTCCTGGAGCTCTACCCCCCGGAACGGGAGGTGGAGATCCACGAGGGGAGCTCCTGGAGCTGCATCCACGGCGTGGAGCGCTGGCAGGCCGACTGCGGCTGCAACTCGGGGGGACACCCGGGGTGGAGCCAGGCCTGGCGGGGACCCTTGCGGGCCGCCATGGACTGGCTCCGGGACAGCCTGGCCGGCCCCTACGAGGAGGCGGCCGGCGCCCTCCTACAGGACCCCTGGGCGGCCCGGGACCGATACGTGGAAGTCCTCCTCGACCGCAGCGAAGCCAACGTGGGCTCCTTCCTGGAGCGCCACGCGACCCGGGAGCTCTCCGCCGAGGAGAAGGTGCGGGCGCTGCGCCTCCTGGAGCTCCAGCGACACGCGCTGCTCATGTACACGAGCTGCGGGTGGTTCTTCGACGAGCTCTCGGGGCTCGAGACCGTGCAGGTGCTCCAGTACGCGGCCCGAGCCCTCCAGTTGGCCCGGGAGGCCTGCGGGGTCGACCTGGAGCCCGGGTACGTGGAGCGTCTGAAGGCAGCCCCCAGCAACCTCCCCGAGCTAGCCGACGGCGCCGAGGTCTTCACCCGCTACGTGCGCCCCGCCGCCCTGGACCTGCTCCGGGTGGGCGCCCACTATGCCATCTCGTCGGCCTTCGAGGACTACCCGGAGACGACCCAGATCTTCTCCTATACCGTCCGCAACGAGCGCCAGAGCCGCACCGATGCCGGCAGGCAGCGGCTCGTGGTAGGCCGGGCCCTGGTGCACTCGTCCATCACCTGGAACGAGGCCGAGGTGAGCTATGCCGTGCTCTCCCTGGGGGACCACAACGTCCTCGGGGGAGTACGGGAGTTTCTGGGGGAGGAGGCCTTCGCGGCCATGGCGGCCGAGGTCAAGGAGCCCTTCCTGCGCAGCGACGTGCCGGAGGTCATCCGGGTGATCGACCGCCACTTCGGGGACCATACCTACTCCCTGTGGCACCTCTTCCGGGACGAACAGCGCAAGGTCCTCGACCAGATCCGCTACACCACCCTGGAGGAGGTGGAAGGGACGCTGCGCCAGATCTACCAGAAGAACTACCCCATCATGAACTTCCTCCAGAGCCTCGGGATCCCCCTGCCCAGGGCGCTCCGGATGTCCGCGGAGTTCGCCGTCAGCGCGGAGCTCGTGGGGCTCTTCCGGGCGGAGGAGGTGGATTCGGAGCGCCTGGCCGCCCTCCTCGACGAGGTCGGCCGGTGGTCCCTCGAGATCGACCGCCGACTCCTGGGCTTCGTGGCCGGCCAATGGCTCACGGAGCGCACGGAGCACTGGGCGCGAGACCCGGCCCGTCTCGGAGAGCTCGAGGCGGCGGACCGCGTCCTCACCCGGCTCGCGCCGGCGGGGGTGGAGCTCAACCTGCGCAGGGCGCAGAACGTCTTCTTCGAGGTGACCCGCCGCCTCGCCGGTCCCATGGCCGCCGCCTCGGGAGACGGCCGGGAGTTCGCGGCCGACTGGATCGAACACTTCCGTCGCCTGGGGGACCACCTGGGCGTCCGGGTGGAGCCGTGAGGATCCCCTCGGCGACCTACCGGCTGCAGCTCGGGCCGGGCTTCGGATTTCCGGAGGTGGCGGCCCTCCTGGAGTATCTGGAGGCACTGGGGATCACCGACCTCTACTTTTCCCCCGTCTTCCGGGCGCGCCCCGGGAGCGCCCACGGCTACGACGTGCTCGACCCCACCCGGCTCAACCCCGAGTTCGGCAGCCCCGAGGAGTTCCGGACCCTCGCCGAGGAGGTGCGCCTCCGAGGCCTGGGCTGGCTCCAGGACATCGTCCCGAACCACATGGCGTACGACGGCCGAAACCCCTATCTGGCCGACATCCTCGAGAACGGCGAGCAGTCGGCGCACCGGAACCTCTTCGACGTGGACTGGAACCCGCCCTTCGAGAGCCTGCGGGGCCGGGTGCTCGCCCCCCTGCTCGGCTCCTTCTACGGCGAGGCTCTGGAGCGGGGCGAGATCCGGATCGTCTACTCGGAGGAGGGATTCCGGGTGACCTACTTCGACCAGGCATTCCCCCTGGGCATCGACTCGTACCCAGACCTCCTCGCCCCGGGGGTGCCGGGGCTCCGCCGGGCCCTCGGGGAGGACGACCCGGACTTTGTCCGCTACCTGGGGGTCCTCTACACCCTTCGCACCCTGGCCTCTACCCAGGAGTTGGAGGAACGGGGGGCGCAGGTGCGTTTCATCAAGCGGCTGCTCCGCGAGCTCTATCGGGGGAACCCCGAGGTCCGCCGGGCGGTGGACGCAGCCCTCGCGGCACGCAACGGCCGGCCGGGGGAGCCGGAGAGCTTCCAGGGTCTGGACAGGCTTCTCTCCGGTCAGGGGTTCCGGCTGTGCTTCTGGAAGGTGGCCACCGAAGAGCTCAACTACCGGCGGTTCTTCAGCATCAACGAGCTCATCTCGGTGCGGGTGGAGCGCGAAGAGGTGTTTCGGGAAACCCACGCGCTGGTCCTGGACCTGGTTCGGCAGGGCATTGCCACCGGACTCCGGGTGGACCACGTGGACGGCCTGTACGATCCCGGAGCCTACCTGGAGCGGTTGCGCAGCGAGGCCCCCGAGGCCTACGTGGTGGTGGAGAAGATCCTGGAGCCCGGGGAGGAGCTCCCTGCCGCGTGGCCCGTCCAGGGCACCACCGGCTACGACTTCCTCAACTGCGTCAACGGCATCTTCGTCGATCCCCGCAGCCGAAGGGCCTTCGACCGGCTCTACGCCAGCCTCCGCGGGGTGCGGGAGAGCCTCTCAAACCTCGTATACGAGAAGAAGAAGCTCCTCCTCTACCACCACATGGCGGGGGACCTGGACAACCTGGCCCGCCTCCTCAAGGAGATCTCGGCCTCCTACCGCCACGCCATCGACATCACCCTGTACGGCCTCAAGCGGGCCCTGGCGGAGGTGATGGCGGCCTTCCCCGTGTACCGCACCTACGGAGGGAGCTCCTGGTCCCGCGAAGCCGACTCCGCCTACCTTCGGGAAGCCGTGAAGCGAGCGCGGGAGCGGTGCCCCGATCTCGTCAACGAACTGGGCTTCCTCGAGGGCTTCTTGCTCCTGGAGTTTCCGGCCTGGCTCCCGGAGCCCGACCGGGAACGCTGGACCCACTTCCTGAAGCGGTTCCAGCAGTACACCGGGCCGTTGACCGCCAAGGGGTTCGAGGACACGGTGCTCTATGTGTTCAACCGCCTCCTGGCCCTCAACGAGGTGGGCAGCAGCCCGGAGCGGTTCGGAACGCCCGTGGAGGAGTTCCACACCTTCAACCGCCGGCGCCTCGAGACATGGCCCCACGCGCTCAGCGCCACCGCCACCCACGACACCAAGCGGGGCGAGGACGTGCGGGCCCGCCTGGCGGTGCTCTCGGAGCTCCCCGAGGAGTGGTCCCGGGCGGTGGGGAGCTGGCGGCGGCTCAACGCCCGGCTCCGCCGGGGCCGCAAGGGCCGCAAGCTCCCCGACCGCAACGACGAGTACGCCCTCTACCAGACCCTGGTGGGAGCGTGGCCGTTTTGCCCCGAGGAGGTTCCCGCCTTTCGCGAGCGACTGCGCAACTACCTGGTCAAGGCCGTGCGCGAGGCCAAGGTCCACACCGGCTGGCTCAAACCCAACGCCGAGTACGAAGAGGCTTACGTGGCCTTCGCGGAAGGCGCGCTCGACCCCGGAGGTGACTTCCTGCCGGAGTTCCTCCCCTTCCAGCGCCGGGTGGCCCACCACGGCGTGATCAACTCCTTGAGCCAGGTGCTCCTGAAGACCGCCTGCCCGGGGGTTCCGGATTTCTATCAGGGGACCGAGCTCTGGGATCTCTCGCTGGTGGACCCGGACAACCGCCGCCCGGTGGACTACGAGCTTCGCCGGCGCCTCCTTGCCGACATCAGGAACCGCTTCGAGGCAAGCCCGCCACTCCTCTTGGCCCATCTCCTAACCCACCCGGAAGACGGCGGGGTCAAGCTCTTCCTCGCCTGGCGGGGCCTGGGGGTCCGCCAGGAGCACCCCGCTCTGTTTCAGGAGGGGGACTATCTCCCCCTCGACGTGGAGGGCCCCTACGCCGAGCACGCGGTGGCCTTCGCCCGGCGCCTCCGGGGCCGGTGGGCCCTGGCCGTCGCGCCGCGCCTCACCGTCGGCCTGGTGGGGGAAGGCGCTTGGCCCCTGGGGGAAGCCGTGTGGGGAGACACCCGCCTGCGGCTCCCGGCAGGGGCACCGGCCACCTGGTCCGACGCGTTCACGAATCTCCCCGTGTCCGGCGCGGAGGAGCTGCCCGTGGGGACGATTCTGCAAAATTTTCCAGTGGCTCTCCTGCTGGGAGCCGAGGGCTGAGGCCGCCCCGGAGAGCTCCCGCCGACCCCGCCGACCGCCTCAGGCCCACAGCCGCAGCCGGCCCCGAACCGCTTCGTGGGAGAGGAGAAGTGCGGCAGCATTCCAGGACTGCCCGCGCATCCCCAGGGGCTCCCCCCTGAGCCCGTGGAACCACTCGTAGAACCCCCACTCGCCGACCCGGTTGGCCTCGGCCAGGCGTGCGAGGGCGCAGCGGGCGTCGTCCGTCCTGCCCAACCGGGCGAGCAGCAGCACCCAGAAGCCGCCCAGGAGAGGCCAGGCACCGCCGTTGTGGTACTGATGCGGCAGGTTCTGGCGGTGGCGGCCCATGTAGGCGCGCCACAGGGGGGAGTGTCTCGGGATGGGCTCGAGCACGGAGCGCACGGGCCACGGCTCGGCCACGGACGCCCTCTCCAGCGCCTGCGCGATCTTCACCGCCCGGGAGGAATCGGCCAGCCCGGTCAAGACCGCCAGGAGGTTGCCGAACACATCGCCCTCCTCGCCCCAGAACGAGAAATTCACGAAGCTCAGGTAGAGCTCCGAGGGTTTCGCCCGGTTGCGCACGTAGTGCACCAGGAGCCGGGTGCGGCGGTGGCTCGGCACCACGTTTCCGAAGGGGAAGAAGAGGAAGTTGGCGAACTCCCGGGTCTGTTCCGCGCCCGGCAGGCCGTAGAGGCGCTTCACCCAGTACCAGAGGGCATTGGAGTAGAGCACGAAGCCCGACCGAGGCATGATGTCGGCCCAGTCGCTGGCCTCGTTCTGCTGCAGCAGCCCGTTGGCGGGATGCTCCTGGCAAGAGAGCCAGCGGATTGCCCCCTCTGCATTGTCTCGCAGCTCGGCGCCGAGCCCCGGAGCCAGCCCCAGCCGCTCCCCCAAGCGCAGGGCGATGAGCCACCAGAGGGAGGCGTCGATGCACCCGCCGTACCAGAAGTCCGCTTCCCCCGTTTCCGGGCGCACGAACTTGGGAATCTGGCCGTTGGGCGCCTGGCCGCGAGCCAGCGTGCGCAGTCCGCGCTCGGCGGCATCCCGGAGCTCGGGTTCCCCCGACATCGCCATGGCCAGGGCGCAGATCGAGGCGTCTCGACCGAACACCGCGCCGTAGTTGCGGCGTTCGGCACGGGGATCGGCCCGACACGCGCGCACGCCCCAGGTCGTGGCATTCTCCCGCAAGAGTTCCAGTGAGCGGCGGTGTGCCTCGCAAAGCAGGGGATCGCGGCGCTCGTCGGGGTCAGACACCGGGCCTCCGGAAAAGGGGGCAGGGAAGGCACGCAGGGCAGCCCCCCCCTCCAAATCGGTATCGGTATCGACTTCGATTTCGATTTCGACGGGAGAGAGCTCGGACGCTCCTTCAGGGGTCCATCCGTTCCAGCGCCCCCAGGAGCTCCTCGAGGCGCGGCACGAGCTCTTCGCGCTCGCTGCCGGCCCGGTCCAGGAGGCCCAGGAGGTGCTCCAGGTCGAGCACGAGGGCCTCCACCGTCTCGCGGTAGGCCTGGACCCAGGCGGCGGCCAGGGCCTCGAGGCTCTTTCCCAGCACCTGATACTTCACCTGCTCGTTGTACTGGAGAAAGTTGGCTCTAGCCTCCTCGGCCAGGAGCGCGCGCACGGCTTCGGCCCCGTCGGAGAGCAGCGAGCGGGCAAAGGTGGTGCGCTCCCCCTTGCCCGTGAGGCGCCGGGCCCATCCCGCCGCGAGCTTGCGCGTCCACTGGCCTGCAAAGGAGAGCACCCGGTCCGCCGCGAACTGGCCGACGGCGTAGGTGACCGCCGAGAAGAGGGGAATCGTGGTGCGTCCGATGGAGGGATCGAGGGCCGGGAGCTCCAGGGGGGGCACGGCGATGCCCAGGGCGCCCGCCTGCCGGCGGTAGGCCTCGACGCTCTGGACCAGAAGCTCGGCGGGGGGGTGGGCCGACTCGCCCAGGGCGCGGCTCGCTTCGGCCCAGAGGGCTCGGATCCGGTCCACCGCCCGGGGGTTGACCGCCTCGACCTTGTAGCGATGGAAGGCGGCGCGCATCTCCTGGTAGATGCGCGCCATCTGCCGCAGCAGCTTCTTGCGGTCCGTCACTTCCAGCGCCGCGGGAGGGGGCTGGAGGGTGCGCAGGTGGTCCTGGACCTCGAGGGCGAGCGCACCTCCCGATGGGTGAAAGGTGGCGTCCACCTTGCGAAACAGCTCGGTCCGCAGGGAGGAGGCCATGCCGGTGAGCGCGCTCTCGAACCCCGCCAGGGCGCCCTGCACCCGCAGCTTCGCGGCACCCAGGGCGTCCTTCTCGGCGGCCAGATCCCGGGCCTGGGCGCCCGCCAGCACCAGGGCCGCCTCCACCCGGGAGCGCAGGGCGCCGGCCGCCCGGCGCACCACGGCTTCCCTGGCGCTCTGAACCCGCCGCTCCCGCCGGGGTCCCACCTCGTCCTCCAGGAGCCGGAGGAAGGCGGCGTAGTCGTCGGGGGCGGATGCGGGAGACTCCTGCCACAGCTCCAGCAGGAG
This DNA window, taken from Thermodesulfobacteriota bacterium, encodes the following:
- a CDS encoding glycoside hydrolase 100 family protein — encoded protein: MSDPDERRDPLLCEAHRRSLELLRENATTWGVRACRADPRAERRNYGAVFGRDASICALAMAMSGEPELRDAAERGLRTLARGQAPNGQIPKFVRPETGEADFWYGGCIDASLWWLIALRLGERLGLAPGLGAELRDNAEGAIRWLSCQEHPANGLLQQNEASDWADIMPRSGFVLYSNALWYWVKRLYGLPGAEQTREFANFLFFPFGNVVPSHRRTRLLVHYVRNRAKPSELYLSFVNFSFWGEEGDVFGNLLAVLTGLADSSRAVKIAQALERASVAEPWPVRSVLEPIPRHSPLWRAYMGRHRQNLPHQYHNGGAWPLLGGFWVLLLARLGRTDDARCALARLAEANRVGEWGFYEWFHGLRGEPLGMRGQSWNAAALLLSHEAVRGRLRLWA
- the treZ gene encoding malto-oligosyltrehalose trehalohydrolase; this encodes MFEPHTRRAGALPSPDGGTRFSVWAPGRRRVEVCVRGPLEGRRELSPLGAGYWGAHLPDVADGTLYSLLLDGELERPDPASRCQPEGVHGPSQVVGESFPWGDGGWAGRELPELVFYELHVGTFTPEGTFEAVIPRLPELRDLGVTTLELMPVAAFPGARNWGYDGVHPFAVQASYGGPEGFKRLVDACHRQGLAVFLDVVYNHLGPEGNYLADFGPYFTDRYRTPWGRALNFDGPDSDPVRAYFVQNALQWLEEYRCDGLRLDAIHAIVDTSARPFLQELAEEVEALEARLGRRLHLVAESDRNDPRFVRPRDQGGAGLGAEWCDDFHHALHALLTGERRGYYADFGEAEHLARAYGAGFVYSGQYSRYRRRRHGASSADLPGERFVAFAQNHDQVGNRMHGERLAALVPFESLKVAAAAVLLSPYLPLLFMGEEYGEDAPFLYFVSHGDPELVRAVRGGRKAEFAAFGWAQEPPDPQAEETFARSRLRWELGLEGRGLALREFHRECLRLRRELPALRGLDKAGLEAAVLEGRSALWVRRGRGEEAVLLGLNFETAPVTLTAPGGPWQLLLDSAARRWGGPGAAAPAQPPGGLTLRGPGATLWVRVPATK
- the treY gene encoding malto-oligosyltrehalose synthase; translated protein: MRIPSATYRLQLGPGFGFPEVAALLEYLEALGITDLYFSPVFRARPGSAHGYDVLDPTRLNPEFGSPEEFRTLAEEVRLRGLGWLQDIVPNHMAYDGRNPYLADILENGEQSAHRNLFDVDWNPPFESLRGRVLAPLLGSFYGEALERGEIRIVYSEEGFRVTYFDQAFPLGIDSYPDLLAPGVPGLRRALGEDDPDFVRYLGVLYTLRTLASTQELEERGAQVRFIKRLLRELYRGNPEVRRAVDAALAARNGRPGEPESFQGLDRLLSGQGFRLCFWKVATEELNYRRFFSINELISVRVEREEVFRETHALVLDLVRQGIATGLRVDHVDGLYDPGAYLERLRSEAPEAYVVVEKILEPGEELPAAWPVQGTTGYDFLNCVNGIFVDPRSRRAFDRLYASLRGVRESLSNLVYEKKKLLLYHHMAGDLDNLARLLKEISASYRHAIDITLYGLKRALAEVMAAFPVYRTYGGSSWSREADSAYLREAVKRARERCPDLVNELGFLEGFLLLEFPAWLPEPDRERWTHFLKRFQQYTGPLTAKGFEDTVLYVFNRLLALNEVGSSPERFGTPVEEFHTFNRRRLETWPHALSATATHDTKRGEDVRARLAVLSELPEEWSRAVGSWRRLNARLRRGRKGRKLPDRNDEYALYQTLVGAWPFCPEEVPAFRERLRNYLVKAVREAKVHTGWLKPNAEYEEAYVAFAEGALDPGGDFLPEFLPFQRRVAHHGVINSLSQVLLKTACPGVPDFYQGTELWDLSLVDPDNRRPVDYELRRRLLADIRNRFEASPPLLLAHLLTHPEDGGVKLFLAWRGLGVRQEHPALFQEGDYLPLDVEGPYAEHAVAFARRLRGRWALAVAPRLTVGLVGEGAWPLGEAVWGDTRLRLPAGAPATWSDAFTNLPVSGAEELPVGTILQNFPVALLLGAEG
- a CDS encoding DUF3536 domain-containing protein, coding for MDRCVCIHAHFYQPPRENPWLEVVELQDSAHPYHDWNARITAECYEPNATSRILNGEGRIADIVNNYSRISFNVGPTLLSWLQVHAPEVHSAMVEADRQGRERFSGHGGALAQVYSHLIMPLANSRDKRTQIRWGIADFESRFGRPPEGMWLAETAADLETLDLLAEEGLRFTILAPRQAHRVRPLGGETWEEVGDGIDPRVPYLCRLPSGREIALFFYDGPIAQDLAFGGLLSDGVTFARRLEEAFVQEDPSPQLVHVATDGESYGHHHRGGDMALAYCIHHLEEKESIRLTVYGEFLELYPPEREVEIHEGSSWSCIHGVERWQADCGCNSGGHPGWSQAWRGPLRAAMDWLRDSLAGPYEEAAGALLQDPWAARDRYVEVLLDRSEANVGSFLERHATRELSAEEKVRALRLLELQRHALLMYTSCGWFFDELSGLETVQVLQYAARALQLAREACGVDLEPGYVERLKAAPSNLPELADGAEVFTRYVRPAALDLLRVGAHYAISSAFEDYPETTQIFSYTVRNERQSRTDAGRQRLVVGRALVHSSITWNEAEVSYAVLSLGDHNVLGGVREFLGEEAFAAMAAEVKEPFLRSDVPEVIRVIDRHFGDHTYSLWHLFRDEQRKVLDQIRYTTLEEVEGTLRQIYQKNYPIMNFLQSLGIPLPRALRMSAEFAVSAELVGLFRAEEVDSERLAALLDEVGRWSLEIDRRLLGFVAGQWLTERTEHWARDPARLGELEAADRVLTRLAPAGVELNLRRAQNVFFEVTRRLAGPMAAASGDGREFAADWIEHFRRLGDHLGVRVEP